A stretch of DNA from Lachnospiraceae bacterium:
CGGATTGCCCGCGAGCTTTTAGGAACCACGTTTAGTTATGTGAATGCGGCGCAGGCAAAGGAGTGGCAGCATCCGTATAATGCGTTTACGATCAGCGCCAGTGGCAGTGAGCTTGGTACGCTGGCGGTTGTGCACCCGGCGGTGTGCGGAAAGGTGGATAAAAAAGCGACGGCTATCGCGCTGGAACTGAATCTGGACGCGCTGTGCAGGATCGAAAAGGCGATGCCGCAGTTTGCTGAGCCGAGCCGCTTCCCGAGCATTGTTAATGATATCAGCTTTATGGTCAGCAGCGATACCCGCTTCGCTGATTTTGAACGCGTGATTGCAGCGCATCCCTGCGAATATCTGACGGGCTATGAGCTGGTGGGCATCTATCAGGATGCCAGCTGGCAAGGGCAGCAGAGCGTGACGATTCGCTTTGTCTTCTGCTCTAAAGAGCGTACGCTGGAGAGCGATGAGGTGCAGCAGGCAGCGGCCATGTATATGGAAGCTATGAAGGAGATCGGCGCTGTTGTGAAGCTCGATTAAATGAAAAGCATGCACAGAATATCCCCCGCCCTAATATGCTAATAGCAATATGAGCATAGGGGCGGGGGTATTTTTATGGAAGCGAAACAGATACAGCTGGGATATGAAGAGCTGAAGCAGGAGATAGAGCCGCTTTGGCAGTCGTTTTATGTGACGGTCAGCCGGCCGGCTGAGGAAGCACTTGTCTTAGCGGAGGTACTCTCCGAAATTTCGCTGCAGCGACAAAGCAAGGCGCTGTACTATTATGCGCTAAGGAATTTTTCGGGAGAAAAGGCGCATGAGATCATCGGCCTAGAAGATGGCAGGGCGCAGCGGTTTGAGGATGACTGGCAAAAGTGGCGTGAGCGGCTGCGGCAAAGCGAGAAGCGGGAAGAAGCGCTCCTAGAGATGCTCGAATATATGCGGCAGGCGTGGCCGGAGCAGATCACGTATACCACCGCGCTGACGGATGCTTTGCTGCAGGATCCGCGGGAGCCCAATCCGGCGCAGTACGAGAGCTTGTTTCCGCAAAAGCTCAATCAGACGCGCTGCCCAGTCATTCTTCACCGGGAGCCAAAAGAGCTGGATACACAAATCGAAAACGGCGTATGGCAGATTGGCGAGCTGGCGCGCGCCCTGGGCGGCTATCTGCTGATCGATGCACGCCATTTGTACGCTGCGCCGCTCATCTGGCAGTCGCTGATTCATCAGCTGGCACAGCAGCAGTGCAAGGTACAGCTCGTATTATACGGGCCGGCATCTCTTTATGAGCTATGGCGCAGCGAGGATGAGGATTTTGCTGCCTTTTTCACGGAAGTACGCTGCTTTCCCACGCGAGTGCCCAATTCATGGCCCAATCGGCAGCGCTGGCTAACATACCTGCGCGATCAATTAGATCCAATTATCACGGATAAAGCCTTGGAATTTTTGTTAGCTCTGATCAGCGGCCTGAGCTTCGCTCACATGAAGGACAGCGACGGGTTCCTGCCCGGCAGGCTGGATATAGCGCAGCCATGGATCCGGGAATGCGAGTGGCTGTGCCGCGAAAAAAACACAGAGCTGATCAATATTGCGCTCGTCAAAGAGGTGTGGGAAAATAGGCAGCGCAGAGCCAGACGGCTAGAGCAGGCGCTGCCGTATGGCCTCGCGCCGCAAAAGGGCCGGCAGATCGGCTCCGTTTATACGCTGACGCTGCATGACATCGGCTATTGTACGCTGTGCGAGCCGGTCCATGTGCAGGTGCATCCCAAAAAGGAAGGGAAGCGGCGCGCACGGCGCCAAAAGGACGAATTTGATGTGCTTTTGGAATGCGAGCGAGAGATCGAAGAGGATGCCGGAAGCATCAAGACAGCGATTGCATTTGGCGTTTTGTCCGCCATGGGGCATTATCCGGTGCGCCAGTCGCTGGCGATCATCGGCGAAATGGACGAAAGCGGAGTGCTGCAGCCGGATCAGGCAGCCGCGCAGCTGGTTACAGGCTTTTACGAGGTGTGTCGGCGCGAGGGCTGCGAAAACGGCGGGGTATTGCTGCCGGCGGCGAGCATGCTGGATCTGAAATTGCCGGAGGAGGTGCAGCAGGCCTTGCGGGAAAAACGCTTCTTTCTGTATCCGGTGCGTACGATGCTGGAGGGGGCAGAAATCCTCATGAAATAAAATTTAAAAATCAAGTATTAGCTGATCCGTCCCGTATTTCCAGATTTTACTTCTGTACATCGGGGCGGATCAGTAGTATAATGTGTCATAGCTACGGATCTATATGCATAAAGATAAGATAACAGCAGATAGTAGTCAGAAGGGTTCACAGCGATATACATAGGGGCGCAGCCGCGAGGGCGGAGAGGCAGCTCCAGAAAAGGAGTATGTAGATGAAGCAATATAAAACTATACTGGTAGAGAAAAAAGTGCCGGATCAGATAATCTGCAATTGCTGTGGAAAAAAGCTGTCACCTACAGGGCAGCATCCCTATTTAGACTACCTTCATATTCAAAAGGAATGGGGATATGATTCTCCTTACGACGGAGAGATGCATGAAATGGATATCTGTCCCGATTGTTATGCAGCATGGATCCAGACATTTAAAGTTCCGCTGCAGACCGAAGCAGAGCCGATAGCGGAGGAAGCGGAAGAGGAAAACTGAATAAGGAAAGGTACAAAAGATGTTTGATATTTGTTTGCTGGGGACCGGCGGCATGATGCCGCTGCCGGGGCGCTGGCTGACTTCGTGTATCATGCGCTATAAAGGAACAAGCCTTCTGATCGACTGCGGCGAGGGCACGCAGGTTACGCTCAGAGAGCTCGGCTGGAGCTTTAAAGCGATTGACTATATTTTGTTTACCCACTATCACGGCGATCATATCAGCGGTTTGCCCGGCCTGCTGCTGACGATCGGAAACTGTGACAGAACAGAGCCCGTCACTCTGATTGGGCCCCGCGGTCTGCGAAAGATTGTAGAGGGCCTTCTTTTGATTGCGCCGGGACTTCCGTTCCCCATTGTGTATCAGGAGCTGACAGCAGAGCAGATTCAGCAGCAGCAGGAGCTGATGCTGGGGGAGCTTTCTGTACGCGCCTTTCAGGCCGACCACGGCGTACCCTGCGTGGGCTACAGCGCAGAGGTTAAGCGTCAGCCCAAATTTGATCCCGTTCGGGCCAAGGAAGCCGGGATCCCCTTGCCATATTGGCGGCGCTTGCAAAATGGCGAGGTCATCACGGAAGATGACGGGACGGTGTATGAGCCTTCAATGGTTTTGGGCTCTGCCCGCAAAGGCCTTAAGGTAACCTACTGCACAGATTCGCGGCCGAAGGAAAGCATTGTGCGCGCGGCGCAAAAGTCGGATTTGTTTATCTGTGAGGGCATGTATGGCGAGCCTGATAAGCAGGATAAGGCGGCGAAGCATAAGCATATGTCGTATCAGGAGGCGGCGCAGATGGCGCGGCAGGCGCAGGTGCAGGAGCTTTGGCTGACGCATTTTAGCCCGGCTATGCCGAATCCGAAGGTGTATTTGAAGGAGGCTACGGCGGTTTTCCCAAATACGAAGGCGGGAAAGGATCGTATGCTTAAGGAATTTAAGTTTGAAGAGGAGTAATGGCGTGAGATATCCGGTGATATTAGGAATTGAAAGCTCCTGTGATGAGACGGCGGCGGCGGTGGTGAGAAATGGCCGCGAGGTGCTGTCGAACGTGATCTCTTCGCAGGTACCGCTACATAAGGTGTATGGGGGCGTTGTGCCGGAAATTGCATCGCGCAAGCATATTGAAAATATTGATGGCGTGATTTTGCAGGCGCTTGCAGATGCCAAAATGGGCTGGGAGGATATCGACGCGATTGCGGTGACCTATGGCCCTGGGCTTGTGGGCGCGCTTTTAGTGGGCGTGGCGGAGGCGAAGGCACTTGCTTATGCGCTACATAAACCGCTGCTGGGTGTGCATCATATGAAGGGGCATATTGCAGCTAATTATATTACGAATGCGGATTGGAAGCCGCCGTTTTTATGCTTGGTGGTGTCGGGCGGGCATACGCATTTGGTGATGGTTGAAGATTATCAGCATTATCAGATTTTAGGCAAAACAAGGGATGATGCGGCGGGCGAGGCATTTGACAAGGTGTCCAGGGCGATTGGACTGGGCTACCCCGGCGGACCGCAGATCCAAAAGGCGGCGGAGAAGGGAAATCCGCAGGCGATTCATTTCCCAAGGCCATGTTTGGAGGAGGATGGATACTCCTTCAGTTTTAGCGGCCTGAAGTCGGCGGTGCTGAATTATCTGAACCAGCAGGAGATGAAAAAAGAGGCAGTAAACCCGGCCGACGTGGCCGCGTCTTTTCAGGCGGCGGTTGTAGAGGTGCTGGTGAAGAAAACGATGCAGGCGGCGAAAGATCTCGGGGTGAGCCGGGTGGCGGTTGCCGGCGGTGTGTCGGCTAATAGGCCGCTGCGGGAGGCACTGGAAGAGGCTTGTATGCAAAATCATTTTGATTTTTGCCGGCCGGAATTTGTTTTTTGCACTGATAATGCCGCGATGATTGCCTGCGCGGCGTATTATGAATATGAACAGGGCGAAAGCGCTGATTTGTCGCTTAATGCAAATCCTAATTTAACGCTTTAAATTTATTTTTATGCAATGATTCTTCTGCGACCTTGTGAATAAAAAATCCTTGCTTGTGCCAAGATATGCTCATGAAGCTGATGATAACGTTGGCTTGCGAAATGGCAGGAACCTTTTAAAAGGAGAGAGGAGCAGAAGGTATGAGCGATACGGATAAACAGACCATGCCGGAGAAGCAGGTTAAAATTTATCTGGCTGTACTGTCGGTCCTTTTGGTAGTTGCGGTTTTGGTAACGGTTTTTACGGCCTATCAGGATGAGCAGCTGGCAGAGGAGGAGCAGCCGCCGCGCACCGAGCAGAGCACAGTAACGGCCGAGCAGTCACAGGAAACGAGGCCGGTACAGAATAATTTCTTGGATGCGAACAGTCAGATTGAGGAAACCTCAAAGCCAGAGCCGGTAAAGCCGCAGGCGCCGACAGAGTCGTCTACGGCGACGGAGGAAACGGGCATGGAGGAAGAAGAGCCGCAGGCGCCGGTAGCGGCGTTTGATCCGCAAGAGGATCTGATGGTATGGCCGGTAAGCGGTACGGTAGTGATGGATTACAGCCCGGATGCATTGATCTATGATGCGACGCTGGACCTGTACCGGACAAGCAATTCTCTGAGCATTGGTGCATCAGAGGAGGAAACGGTCGTAGCGGCAGCCGCTGGTACGGTGAAGGAAATAGGAAAGACGGATGAACTGGGCAGTTATGTAGTTCTCGACAACGGAAACGGGTATGAGACTACATACGGTCAGCTTTCGGAGGAGGCAATGGTTGAGGTTGGCGAGACCGTTGCACAGGGCGAAGCAATTGGCCGTATGAGCGAGCCTACCTGGTATAGCGCTGCACTGGGGACACATCTCATTTTTACTGTTACGGTAAATGGCGAGACGGTGAATCCGCTTGATTATTTAGAAAATATATTAGATGACTGATAAGAAGATGCCTTGAGGGGATGATGCCCTCGGGGCATTTTTCAATTGTAAATATATTTTGAACAATGCGCCTGCATAGGGAATCGAGCCGAAAAATATCCGATACTATAAGTAGAACGTTCAAACAAGCAGAGCTCTCAGATAGGAAAGGATCAGGCGAATGGATAAGAAAAAACGCAGCAAACTTTGGGTAGCTTTATGTTTTATGGTGATTTGGATTTTAAAAAGTGTTTGGATGGTATCAGCCGAGGAGGAGATTTCTGTTTGTACGGTAGCACCGGGACAGGCTGATATGAGGATCGGATTATGTGAAGGAAATGGCTTTTTAATGGAAGCCGGGCAGTATGCCGGAAATTATGCGCCGGTATTTTATTCTGCGTTCTGGTCGGGCAGTGCGCTGGGTAGTGTGCTGCCGCTAGGGCATTTTGTATACTGCGTTGAGCCGGAAGTTACACTGCTGGGGGATGCACAGTATAATGAGGGCGGCGTTCTGGGCAATCGGGATGTATTGCTCCATCTGACGACGCCGCGCATCACGCAGGAGGGCCGGATTTTCCAAATGCTGGGGCAGATTTTGCAGGTTTGCGGCCCGGAGATCCAAAGCGGTCCCGAGATTTGCAAAACAGCACCGCAGGCGACGCGGTATCTGGCGGCGCAGACGCTGATCTGGCAGCTGGTATGCGGCGACATGGATGAAAATTTCAATGTGCTTAGCAGTCAGTGGGCAGAGGCGTATGATTTGCGCTCCATGCCGTATTGGAATACAGCGCCGGCGGGAGGAAGGTCGGTCAAGGCATGGCAGGAAACATGGCTGCAGGAGCTTAAAAGGATGCAGCAGCTGCCCAGCTTTTGCAGTCAGGATCAGGCTGTATATGAAATGACAGGCGATACCCTCGTGCTGACCGATACGGCACAGAGTCTTGATGATATGCAGTTTATAGCATCGGATAGCAGTGTAACGCTGACGGTAAAGGAAAATACGCTGATTATTTCAAACCCACAGCAGGTTGATTTTACCGTGAATGTCCGTAATGTGCTGCGGGATGGAATCAAGGAACCCGCTCCGATTCTGACGGTCAATCAAAGTACGGGCGCTAAGCGGCAGACTACGGTGACAGCATCAGAGACGCCGCTTACTATGCCACTGGAGGCTTCTTTTAAGATAAAGGCACTGGTAATCAGCCTTGAGGTTAGCAAGCAGGAGCTGACAGGGAGCCACGAGGTGCCGGGAGCTAAGCTGCAGATTTTGGATGAAAACGGGCAGGTCATCGAGGAATGGATATCAAGCGATCAGCCACATTACATCGAAAAGCTGCCTATTGGCACGTATATTCTGCGCGAAATTTTGCCGGCTGCCGGCTATGTAACGGCAGAGGATATTTTATTTGAGGTAAAGGACACAGCAGAGCTGCAAAAGGTTGAAATGAAGGATGATATTACAAAATTGCAGATCAGCAAAAAAGATCTGACAACCGGAGAAGAGCTACCAGGGGCAGCGCTGCAGATTTTGGATGAGACAGGAAAGGTCATTGAAGAATGGGTATCCGGTGCTGAGCCGCATTATATTGAAAGGCTGCCGATTGGGGTCTATACGCTGCGAGAGACTCTGCCGGCTAAAGGCTATGTGACAGCACAGGATGTAATCTTTAAGATAGAGGATACGGCGGCGCTGCAAAAAGTGGAGATGAAGGATGATGTAACGAAGCTGGAGATCAGCAAAAAGGAGCTGGAAAGCGGAGAGCCGCTGTCAGGAGCCGCCTTGCAGATTGTCGATCAGAAGGGCAGTGTGATAAAGGAATGGATATCCGGCGATAGGCCGCAGTATATCGAAAGTCTTCCGGTAGGAAGCTATACCCTGCAGGAAAAGGAAGCACCGAAGGGCTATCAAAAGGCCGCGGATATTTCGTTTGAGATTGCGGATATACCGCAGATACAAAGAGTTGAAATGAGCGATCAGAAAAAGAAGCCGTCGCCGCAAACAGGAGACGAAGCAGTATGGCAGTTATATATAGGAATGCTAGGACTAGCGGGGATGGGATTAGGGTTCTTGATGCGTAAAAGGAGCTTGCGGCAGAGATAGGGCTTTAGAGGCTAAGGAGAAAATATCAGGCGAGGGCTTGACATTTTCTCCGGCCTTTGCTATACTAATTTTCGCTTGGGGCATTGGCGCAGTTGGGAGCGCGTTTGAATGGCATTCAAAAGGTCATGGGTTCGAATCCCATATGCTCCACTGAAAAAAACACAACGTGGAAGTGTTGTGTTTTTTTATTTATAAACAGGGGGTGGATAATTAATGCTCGGAGTGCCAAAGAACAAAGTAATCTTGTTACCGTATAACGAAAAATGGGTGGATGAATATAGCAAAGTAAAAGAGCTTTTTATGGGAATGTTTACTGATGAAATTGTTTCCATTGAACATGTTGGCAGTACATCTATCCCTGGAATAATGGCGAAGCCGATGCTGGATGTAGCGATTGTTTTTAAGGATATAACAGAGCAAGTATTCCATAAAATGAAAGAAAGTAACTACATTTATTATGGTGAAGTCGCATCAGGCAAGTATTTATTCATATTGCGAGGAGAGAATGAAAGCTCCTTACAACACGTTCATTGTTATAAAGCAAATGATCGCACATTGTTTTATCAGCAAGTACAATTTAGAGACTTTTTACGAACTCATCCTAAATATGCAAAAGAGTATGAACAATTAAAGATAAACTTGTCTAAAATGTATTTTGATGACAGGAATAAATATACGGCTGGGAAACAGGCATTTTTTGATAAAATAAGGGCTCTTGCTGCTCAAAATCAAGACGTCATTGAAACCTAAAGTTTTAAGGATTGGAAGTAGTGTAACAAATATTGTGTAAACCTCTTAGATTAGTGAAAAATCATAGGTTTAATAAAATTTATATAAGATTGATTGAGGGCTGAATGGCATGAAATGCTGTTCAGCCCTTGTCTACTTTCTAGCATGGATCATGTTGTATGTCAAGAGCTCCCACTATAATCCGGGGGTTTGATTTACAGTCTCATATTTTATAACTCTCCGTTGAAATCACTATCGGTTATTAGCGATATTGCAATGCTTGATCATTTGAGTGATATACGAATCTTGCTCTTTACTCTAGAATTTAAAGACGAAGAAGTATTCGGATTGTATAATAGTCTATATAAAGCGTATATAAATTTAGCAGATAATGATTTTGAAACAGTTACAGATCACTTATAAAGCGTAGCACAATCAGATTGCATTTCTGAAGAAGAGCGAAGCTTTTGCAATAACGTGTTTCTTTATATCGAGCAATTATATAATCAAAGAAGTGGCATTGAATGGACGATTCCTAAAATCAAAACACTTTGGGACAAGGTGAATATGTAAAAAAACTATAGCATAGTGAAAATTTTATAGAATTTACGCACAGAATACAAAAGTGTTTTTATGGCTTCAATAACTCTGAGTTCTTCACGAAACCGCAAAAATATGTTTTCAGAGAAAAAACAGAGCAAATATTGAAAAATGGGTTTCGGAGCGGTCGAGTGGCTACTCGGAAGCCCATTTTTGACGTTCAGAGGTAGAAGAAGGTCGAAAACGCTGCTGCATAAATTGAATTTCTTTTCTTTACAAGCAACTACTAAATGTATTTAGGAAATGGGACTTGAACCGGATATTGCGAAAAATCTAATTTGGGTAGTGATATAATTGCGTGGAAACTTTGAAAAATTGAAAGTTTTGTGTTATACTTAATCAGTATTATTATATCCATTTCAAGGAGAAGGCACGGCATGGCTGTTAACATGCAAAAGATCAAGCTGGTGAAGCTTTATGAGCTGTTGTGCAAGAGATGGGTGAAGTGCACCCCATCTCCCGCGCGGAGTTTTGCAGACGGTTGAATGAGATGGACATTTCCAGTAATGTCAGGACACTGAGATTGGATATCGAGGTCATGCAGGAAAACGGCTTCGAGATTATGAGCTACCTGAAGGATAAGGAAAAGTTTACTATGTTCCAGAGCACGAGCTCACAGTGCCAAAATAAAGATACTGATTGATGTGCTGCAGAATGTCAGTTTTATCACTGAGAAAAAAACAGCAGAGCTGATAGAAAAGGTTGCTGTTCTCGGTGGATCACACCAAGTTGAGCTACTAAAAAACATGGTATACTTCAATACGCGGAAGCACACCAACGAGGCCATTCTCTACACGGTGAACGGCATTGAGGATGCCATCATTCGCAGGAAAAAGATCGACTTTTGTCTGAATGAAAAGGCAGAACGCGTCTATGTGACCATAAACGATAGCAATAAGAAACGTTACTATGTGGAGCCAGTCGCAAGGATTGATGGTGTGTCAGAGTTTACGGAGCAGGTGTTCAAAATATTCAGTGGAGAGCTGGCGTAATTTGGGAATAGAATGCAGGTTATCTCCCCACTCAATGTGATCGATCAGTACAGAAAACACATTAACAATATTGTCGGAGGAAACGCGGAATGGTTACAGGAGCAATTAAAAATAAGGTCGATAAGATCTGGACAGATATTTGGGCTGGCGGTATTACAAACCCCCTGACCGTTATCGAGCAGCTTACATATCTCATGTTCATCCGTTCCCTCGATGAAAAGGAACTGGAGACTGAGGAATTCGAAACGATGACCGGCGAGAAGATGGCAAAGATTTTTCCCCAGTCTCCCGTCGGACAATCAATGCGTTGGAGCAAGTTCAAAAACGACGATCCACGCCAGATTTTCGACGTGATCTCTCAGAGAGTATTTCCCGCGATCAAAAGCATGAAGTATGGTCGCTTCCCCGATTTTAATGAAAAGGGTGAGCTTGTAGAGATCGAAGACGAACCCGGTAAGGCAGATGAAAGCACGACCGCTTTTGCGCGGTATATGAGCAATGCAATGTTTATCATTCCTACTCCGCAGCTGCTGCAGAAGATAATTACGGGATTGGACGATCTTTACGAACACGATATTGCAGAGCTGGATATGCAGGGCGACCTATATGAGTACATGCTCGGCAAACTGGCTACAGCAGGCCAGAACGGACAGTTTCGCACTCCGAAGCATATCCGAGAGATGATGGTCGAGTTGCTACAGCCGACACCGGATGATATGATTTGCGATCCGGCATGTGGAACGGCAGGTTTCTTGGTTTCTGCGTCAGAGTATATCCGTCGCAATTACGAGGATACTATGACCCCTGAGCAATGGCAGCATTTTACAGGCCCCGCATTTACGGGGTTTGATATGGACTACACTATGCTCCGCATTTCTGCGATGAACCTTATGATGCACTCTATCAGCAATCCAGAGATAGATTATAAGGATAGTGTGTCAAAGCAAAATCAGATTTTCGATCGCTTTACGATGTGCTTGGCAAATCCCCCGTTCAAGGGAACGATCGACGCAGAGAGCATCCACGATAATCTGAAAGCGGTAACGAACACGAAGAAGACCGAGCTTCTGTTTCTTGCCTTGTTCTTACGGATGCTGAAAAAAGGCGGTCAGTGTGCATGCATCGTTCCGGATGGTGTGTTGTTTGGATCGTCCTCAGCA
This window harbors:
- a CDS encoding SAM-dependent DNA methyltransferase, with product MVTGAIKNKVDKIWTDIWAGGITNPLTVIEQLTYLMFIRSLDEKELETEEFETMTGEKMAKIFPQSPVGQSMRWSKFKNDDPRQIFDVISQRVFPAIKSMKYGRFPDFNEKGELVEIEDEPGKADESTTAFARYMSNAMFIIPTPQLLQKIITGLDDLYEHDIAELDMQGDLYEYMLGKLATAGQNGQFRTPKHIREMMVELLQPTPDDMICDPACGTAGFLVSASEYIRRNYEDTMTPEQWQHFTGPAFTGFDMDYTMLRISAMNLMMHSISNPEIDYKDSVSKQNQIFDRFTMCLANPPFKGTIDAESIHDNLKAVTNTKKTELLFLALFLRMLKKGGQCACIVPDGVLFGSSSAHKSIRKELVENHQLRAVISMPSGVFKPYAGVSTAVLVFTKTGAGGTDKVWFYDMKADGFSLDDKRSEIVDNDIPDIIQRFQHLEQEATRERTEQSFFVPKQEIVDNGYDLSINKYKKMEYVAVEYPSTAEIMDKLDELEESISAELKELRKML
- the tsaD gene encoding tRNA (adenosine(37)-N6)-threonylcarbamoyltransferase complex transferase subunit TsaD, which encodes MRYPVILGIESSCDETAAAVVRNGREVLSNVISSQVPLHKVYGGVVPEIASRKHIENIDGVILQALADAKMGWEDIDAIAVTYGPGLVGALLVGVAEAKALAYALHKPLLGVHHMKGHIAANYITNADWKPPFLCLVVSGGHTHLVMVEDYQHYQILGKTRDDAAGEAFDKVSRAIGLGYPGGPQIQKAAEKGNPQAIHFPRPCLEEDGYSFSFSGLKSAVLNYLNQQEMKKEAVNPADVAASFQAAVVEVLVKKTMQAAKDLGVSRVAVAGGVSANRPLREALEEACMQNHFDFCRPEFVFCTDNAAMIACAAYYEYEQGESADLSLNANPNLTL
- a CDS encoding ribonuclease Z, which codes for MFDICLLGTGGMMPLPGRWLTSCIMRYKGTSLLIDCGEGTQVTLRELGWSFKAIDYILFTHYHGDHISGLPGLLLTIGNCDRTEPVTLIGPRGLRKIVEGLLLIAPGLPFPIVYQELTAEQIQQQQELMLGELSVRAFQADHGVPCVGYSAEVKRQPKFDPVRAKEAGIPLPYWRRLQNGEVITEDDGTVYEPSMVLGSARKGLKVTYCTDSRPKESIVRAAQKSDLFICEGMYGEPDKQDKAAKHKHMSYQEAAQMARQAQVQELWLTHFSPAMPNPKVYLKEATAVFPNTKAGKDRMLKEFKFEEE
- a CDS encoding LPXTG cell wall anchor domain-containing protein → MVIWILKSVWMVSAEEEISVCTVAPGQADMRIGLCEGNGFLMEAGQYAGNYAPVFYSAFWSGSALGSVLPLGHFVYCVEPEVTLLGDAQYNEGGVLGNRDVLLHLTTPRITQEGRIFQMLGQILQVCGPEIQSGPEICKTAPQATRYLAAQTLIWQLVCGDMDENFNVLSSQWAEAYDLRSMPYWNTAPAGGRSVKAWQETWLQELKRMQQLPSFCSQDQAVYEMTGDTLVLTDTAQSLDDMQFIASDSSVTLTVKENTLIISNPQQVDFTVNVRNVLRDGIKEPAPILTVNQSTGAKRQTTVTASETPLTMPLEASFKIKALVISLEVSKQELTGSHEVPGAKLQILDENGQVIEEWISSDQPHYIEKLPIGTYILREILPAAGYVTAEDILFEVKDTAELQKVEMKDDITKLQISKKDLTTGEELPGAALQILDETGKVIEEWVSGAEPHYIERLPIGVYTLRETLPAKGYVTAQDVIFKIEDTAALQKVEMKDDVTKLEISKKELESGEPLSGAALQIVDQKGSVIKEWISGDRPQYIESLPVGSYTLQEKEAPKGYQKAADISFEIADIPQIQRVEMSDQKKKPSPQTGDEAVWQLYIGMLGLAGMGLGFLMRKRSLRQR
- a CDS encoding M23 family metallopeptidase, which gives rise to MSDTDKQTMPEKQVKIYLAVLSVLLVVAVLVTVFTAYQDEQLAEEEQPPRTEQSTVTAEQSQETRPVQNNFLDANSQIEETSKPEPVKPQAPTESSTATEETGMEEEEPQAPVAAFDPQEDLMVWPVSGTVVMDYSPDALIYDATLDLYRTSNSLSIGASEEETVVAAAAGTVKEIGKTDELGSYVVLDNGNGYETTYGQLSEEAMVEVGETVAQGEAIGRMSEPTWYSAALGTHLIFTVTVNGETVNPLDYLENILDD
- a CDS encoding GrpB family protein; the protein is MLGVPKNKVILLPYNEKWVDEYSKVKELFMGMFTDEIVSIEHVGSTSIPGIMAKPMLDVAIVFKDITEQVFHKMKESNYIYYGEVASGKYLFILRGENESSLQHVHCYKANDRTLFYQQVQFRDFLRTHPKYAKEYEQLKINLSKMYFDDRNKYTAGKQAFFDKIRALAAQNQDVIET